The following are encoded together in the Bacillus sp. V2I10 genome:
- the iolD gene encoding 3D-(3,5/4)-trihydroxycyclohexane-1,2-dione acylhydrolase (decyclizing): MKTIRLTTAQALIKFLNQQYIHVDGEEYPFVEGMFNIFGHGNVLGIGQALEQDAGHLKVYQGKNEQGMAHAAIAYSREMLRRKIYAVTTSAGPGSANLIAAAGTAFANNIPVLLLPADTFATRQPDPVLQQLEHEHSTAITTNEAFMAVSRYWDRVTRPEQLMSALIRAFEVMTDPAKSGPATICIAQDVEGEAFDYDERFFDKRVHYLDRKPAVERELQGAAERIKESKKPVIIVGGGARYSGARDILKQISEKHNIPLVETQAGKSTVEVSFENNLGGLGILGTAAANKVARDTDLVIGIGTRYTDFTTSSKTQFDFEQTSFLNINVSRLQAYKLDGFQVVADAKTALEQLAPLLEGYETEFGETFRGWKSEWLQERDRLANVAFQRENFSPEIKNQFSQEVLNEYADVLQTEFAQSAALVTINETVAPDSVVIGSAGSLPGDLQRLWHSDVPNTYHLEYGYSCMGYEVAGALGAKLAHPDREVYAAVGDGSFLLLHTELVTALQYDKKINILLFDNSGYGCINNLQMENGSGSYFCEFRTHDNQIMNIDYAKVAEAYGAKSYKANTVEELKAALEDAKGQSVSTLIDMKVLPKTMSNGYDGWWNVGVAEVSESESVQKAYAARAKKLETVKTY, from the coding sequence ATGAAAACCATTCGATTAACAACCGCGCAAGCGTTAATAAAATTTTTAAATCAGCAATACATTCACGTTGACGGGGAAGAGTATCCATTTGTTGAAGGGATGTTTAACATATTCGGACACGGCAACGTGCTTGGAATTGGCCAGGCGCTTGAACAAGATGCAGGCCATCTAAAAGTGTACCAGGGAAAAAATGAGCAGGGAATGGCACATGCAGCGATCGCCTACAGCCGTGAAATGCTGCGCCGCAAGATTTATGCAGTGACCACATCAGCCGGACCTGGTTCAGCCAACTTGATTGCAGCAGCGGGAACTGCCTTTGCGAACAATATTCCGGTTCTGCTGCTTCCAGCAGATACATTTGCCACGCGCCAGCCGGACCCGGTGCTTCAGCAGCTGGAGCATGAGCACAGCACGGCCATTACCACAAACGAAGCGTTTATGGCGGTTTCCCGCTATTGGGACCGCGTCACACGCCCAGAGCAGCTCATGTCCGCTTTGATCCGTGCCTTTGAAGTGATGACAGATCCGGCCAAATCAGGTCCGGCAACGATCTGCATCGCACAGGATGTCGAAGGGGAAGCGTTTGATTATGACGAGCGTTTCTTTGACAAACGTGTTCATTATTTGGACCGCAAGCCGGCCGTAGAGCGCGAGCTTCAAGGTGCAGCGGAACGCATTAAAGAAAGCAAAAAGCCGGTTATCATCGTCGGCGGCGGCGCCCGCTACTCAGGTGCACGCGACATTTTAAAACAAATCTCTGAAAAACATAATATTCCGCTTGTGGAAACACAGGCTGGGAAATCAACCGTAGAAGTATCGTTTGAAAATAACCTGGGTGGTCTTGGCATTCTCGGTACAGCTGCAGCGAACAAAGTGGCCCGCGACACAGACCTGGTCATCGGAATCGGTACACGCTACACAGACTTTACAACATCATCGAAAACACAATTTGATTTCGAACAAACATCCTTTTTAAACATTAACGTCAGCCGCCTTCAGGCTTATAAATTAGACGGTTTCCAGGTCGTGGCAGACGCCAAAACAGCGCTTGAACAGCTGGCACCGCTTTTAGAAGGCTATGAAACAGAATTTGGCGAAACATTTAGAGGCTGGAAGAGTGAGTGGCTTCAGGAGCGTGACCGCTTGGCGAATGTGGCCTTCCAGCGTGAAAACTTCTCACCAGAGATTAAAAACCAATTCTCTCAAGAAGTGCTGAATGAATATGCAGACGTGCTTCAAACGGAATTTGCCCAGTCGGCAGCGCTTGTGACGATCAATGAAACAGTAGCGCCAGACAGTGTAGTAATCGGCTCGGCCGGATCCCTTCCAGGCGATCTGCAGCGCTTATGGCATTCCGATGTACCGAATACGTACCATTTGGAATACGGCTATTCGTGCATGGGTTATGAAGTAGCTGGCGCACTGGGTGCGAAACTTGCCCATCCGGACCGCGAAGTATATGCGGCTGTCGGCGACGGAAGCTTCCTGCTTCTTCACACAGAACTTGTGACTGCACTTCAATACGATAAAAAAATCAACATCCTGCTGTTTGATAACTCCGGCTATGGCTGTATTAACAACCTGCAGATGGAAAATGGAAGCGGTTCTTACTTCTGTGAATTCCGTACACATGACAACCAAATTATGAACATCGATTATGCGAAGGTGGCAGAAGCCTACGGAGCGAAGTCATACAAAGCGAATACGGTAGAAGAATTAAAAGCAGCGCTTGAGGATGCGAAAGGGCAGTCGGTTTCGACATTGATTGATATGAAGGTGCTTCCGAAAACGATGTCTAATGGGTATGATGGCTGGTGGAACGTCGGCGTAGCCGAAGTGTCTGAGTCAGAAAGCGTTCAAAAAGCATATGCCGCAAGAGCGAAAAAATTAGAAACAGTAAAGACGTATTAA
- a CDS encoding CoA-acylating methylmalonate-semialdehyde dehydrogenase yields MITQVKKLQNYINGEWVEALAGQIETVVNPATGEAIAEVPISTKEDVERAVQAASEAFQKWSQTAVPKRARVLFKYQQLLVDNWEELAKLITIENGKSLSEAMGEVQRGIECVEFAAGAPTLMMGSQLPDIATNIESGMYRYPIGVVGGITPFNFPMMVPCWMYPLAIACGNTFVLKPSERTPLLAARLVDLFKEAGLPDGVLNIVNGAHDVVNGLLEHPEVKAISFVGSQPVAEYVYKTGASNLKRVQALAGAKNHSIVLADANLDLAVKEVTAAAFGSAGERCMAAAVVAVEDSIADEFIAKLKEAADNIKIGNGLDDGVFLGPIIRENAKERTVGYIEAGIEQGATLVRDGREDEAAKGDGYFLGATIFDNVTQEMAIWQDEIFAPVLSIVRVKDLAEGVETANASTLANGACLYTDSAAAVRQFRETIDAGMLGINVGVPAPMAFFPFSGYKNSFYGDLHANGKDGVEFFTRKKMVTARYVK; encoded by the coding sequence ATGATAACTCAAGTGAAAAAATTGCAAAACTACATAAACGGTGAATGGGTCGAAGCGTTAGCCGGCCAAATCGAAACGGTTGTGAACCCGGCAACGGGTGAAGCGATTGCGGAAGTGCCGATTTCCACAAAAGAAGATGTAGAGCGCGCGGTGCAGGCAGCAAGTGAAGCGTTCCAGAAATGGTCACAGACAGCTGTGCCGAAACGCGCGCGCGTCTTGTTTAAATACCAGCAGCTTCTTGTGGACAACTGGGAAGAGTTGGCGAAGCTGATCACGATTGAAAACGGCAAAAGCTTGTCAGAAGCCATGGGCGAAGTACAGCGCGGGATTGAGTGCGTCGAATTTGCAGCAGGTGCACCGACACTTATGATGGGCAGCCAGCTTCCAGACATCGCGACAAACATTGAATCAGGCATGTACCGCTACCCGATTGGTGTTGTCGGCGGCATCACGCCATTTAACTTTCCGATGATGGTTCCTTGCTGGATGTACCCACTGGCAATTGCGTGCGGTAACACATTCGTGTTGAAGCCATCTGAGCGTACTCCGCTTTTAGCAGCAAGACTTGTAGACTTGTTTAAAGAAGCAGGCCTTCCAGACGGTGTCCTGAATATCGTCAACGGCGCACATGATGTTGTAAACGGGCTGCTTGAGCATCCAGAAGTAAAAGCGATTTCCTTTGTCGGCTCACAGCCGGTTGCAGAATATGTATACAAAACAGGCGCGTCGAATTTGAAACGTGTACAGGCGCTTGCAGGAGCGAAAAATCACTCGATCGTCCTGGCGGATGCGAACCTTGATCTGGCCGTGAAAGAAGTCACAGCTGCCGCCTTCGGTTCAGCTGGTGAGCGCTGCATGGCCGCAGCGGTTGTCGCAGTAGAAGACAGCATAGCTGATGAATTTATCGCGAAGCTGAAAGAAGCAGCGGACAACATTAAAATTGGTAACGGCTTAGATGACGGTGTATTCCTTGGCCCGATCATCCGCGAAAATGCAAAAGAGCGCACAGTGGGCTACATTGAAGCCGGTATCGAGCAGGGCGCGACCCTTGTGCGTGACGGACGTGAAGACGAAGCTGCAAAAGGGGATGGTTACTTCCTTGGTGCGACGATCTTCGATAACGTGACACAAGAGATGGCAATTTGGCAGGATGAAATTTTCGCACCAGTTTTATCGATCGTCCGGGTAAAAGACCTGGCAGAAGGTGTTGAAACAGCGAACGCTTCTACTCTTGCGAATGGTGCCTGCCTGTATACAGACAGCGCTGCAGCGGTACGCCAGTTCCGTGAAACGATCGATGCGGGCATGCTTGGCATTAACGTCGGTGTACCGGCACCAATGGCCTTCTTCCCGTTCTCAGGCTACAAAAATTCATTCTACGGTGATCTTCATGCGAACGGTAAAGATGGTGTTGAATTCTTTACACGCAAGAAAATGGTCACAGCACGTTACGTGAAGTAA
- the iolE gene encoding myo-inosose-2 dehydratase, with amino-acid sequence MQDILWGIAPIGWRNDDIPEIGAGNTLSHLLSDIVVAGFQGTEVGGFFPEAAVLKKELALRNLKIAGQWFSSFIIRDGIEKTSEDFHAHCAYLKEVDAAVAVVSEQTYSIQGLDRNVFKEKPYFTDDEWKMLCGGLNELGKIADEYGLKLVFHHHMGTGVQTLEEIDRLLAETDPNHVHLLYDTGHIFVSDGDYMALIKKHMNRIKHVHFKDVRQAVMDECKQEGKSFRESFLAGIFTVPGDGSIDFRQPFDVLEEYGYTGWIVIEAEQDPAVAHPLEYALIARKYLDSTLIKLVQN; translated from the coding sequence ATGCAGGACATTTTATGGGGAATTGCCCCGATCGGCTGGCGCAACGATGACATTCCAGAAATCGGCGCTGGGAATACTTTATCTCATTTGTTAAGCGATATCGTTGTAGCAGGATTTCAAGGGACAGAAGTGGGCGGCTTCTTCCCTGAAGCTGCCGTGTTAAAAAAGGAACTGGCGCTGCGCAACTTAAAAATTGCCGGACAGTGGTTTTCTAGCTTTATCATTCGCGATGGCATCGAAAAAACATCCGAAGATTTTCATGCTCACTGCGCGTATTTAAAAGAAGTGGATGCGGCAGTCGCGGTTGTATCTGAACAGACATACAGCATTCAAGGCCTCGATAGAAACGTTTTTAAAGAAAAACCTTATTTTACTGACGACGAGTGGAAAATGCTTTGTGGAGGATTAAATGAGCTTGGCAAAATTGCGGATGAATATGGCTTGAAGCTTGTTTTCCATCATCACATGGGTACTGGCGTACAAACGCTTGAAGAAATTGACCGCCTGCTGGCTGAAACCGATCCAAATCACGTCCATCTTTTGTATGATACAGGCCACATTTTCGTTTCAGACGGCGACTATATGGCCCTGATTAAAAAACATATGAACCGCATTAAGCACGTTCACTTTAAAGATGTCAGACAGGCTGTGATGGACGAATGCAAACAAGAAGGAAAGTCATTTAGAGAATCGTTTTTAGCGGGCATATTTACGGTACCGGGTGATGGAAGCATTGATTTTAGACAGCCGTTTGACGTGCTTGAGGAATATGGCTACACAGGCTGGATCGTTATCGAGGCAGAACAGGATCCAGCTGTTGCTCACCCTCTGGAATACGCACTTATCGCCAGAAAGTATCTAGATAGTACATTAATTAAATTGGTGCAGAACTAA
- the iolC gene encoding 5-dehydro-2-deoxygluconokinase yields MNYTFNNEKELDLIAIGRACIDLNANEYNMPMEETMTFTKYVGGSPANVAIGSAKLGLKVGFIGKLADDQHGRFIEQYMRGVGIDTSDMVTDKEGHKTGLAFTEILSPDECSILMYRDDVADLYLEPSEVRKESIKKAKILLVSGTALAKSPSREAVLKSVSLAKKHDVKIVFELDYRPYTWQSPEQTAVYYSLVAEQSDIVIGTRDEFDVMENIQGGDNVETIRHLFEHSADLVVIKHGVEGSYAYAKTGEVFRAQAYKTNVLKTFGAGDSYASAFLYALVSGKDIETALKYGSASASIVVSKHSSSDAMPVVSEIKQLIAAGVHV; encoded by the coding sequence ATGAACTATACATTTAATAATGAAAAAGAATTAGACTTAATTGCAATTGGTCGTGCGTGCATTGACTTGAATGCGAACGAATACAACATGCCAATGGAAGAAACAATGACGTTTACAAAGTATGTTGGCGGCTCGCCAGCAAACGTGGCAATCGGAAGCGCGAAATTAGGCTTGAAAGTTGGATTTATCGGCAAATTGGCGGATGACCAGCATGGACGCTTTATCGAGCAATATATGCGCGGAGTAGGCATAGATACGTCCGATATGGTTACAGACAAAGAAGGCCATAAGACAGGCCTTGCGTTCACTGAAATTTTAAGCCCGGACGAGTGCAGTATCCTGATGTACCGCGACGATGTAGCAGACTTGTATCTTGAGCCATCCGAAGTAAGGAAAGAGTCCATAAAGAAAGCAAAAATTCTGCTTGTATCGGGTACAGCACTCGCAAAAAGCCCGTCACGTGAAGCGGTTCTGAAATCAGTCAGCCTGGCGAAAAAACACGATGTGAAAATTGTCTTTGAACTCGACTACCGTCCGTACACATGGCAGTCACCGGAACAAACAGCGGTTTACTACTCACTTGTTGCCGAACAATCCGATATTGTGATTGGCACACGTGATGAATTTGATGTAATGGAAAATATCCAGGGCGGCGATAACGTTGAAACGATTCGTCACCTGTTTGAACATTCCGCTGATCTTGTGGTGATTAAGCATGGTGTTGAAGGCTCATACGCTTATGCAAAAACAGGCGAGGTCTTCCGTGCCCAGGCATATAAAACGAACGTATTGAAAACATTTGGCGCCGGTGATTCCTACGCATCCGCCTTCCTTTACGCTCTTGTAAGCGGGAAAGATATTGAAACCGCTTTAAAATACGGGAGTGCTTCCGCATCCATCGTAGTCAGCAAACACAGTTCGTCTGATGCGATGCCGGTCGTTTCTGAAATCAAGCAGCTGATTGCAGCCGGCGTGCATGTATAA
- a CDS encoding sugar ABC transporter substrate-binding protein has protein sequence MKKFLVAPILSALVMSSLTGCGKEAASPASGSSDGSGEQPKVAVVLQSLTSEYWNFVQAGAEQAFEDYNVDGTILGPSSESQVMEQVNMMQDALNRNPGALVVSATQPDTAASTFEQYKQKNIPVLLINQDVDWADKVTFIGTDNETAGEKGGELLASKLKKGDEVALIGGALGNKVHDDRLAGAKKALEAAGMKVIAQQPADSDKAKAMTVAENILQSHKGVKGMFVSSDDMAMGALRGVQASGSKIPVVGLDGTIESVESVKAGELAGTVAQNPYDMGYNGVENAVKAIKGENVEKRIDTGADVITKENAEEKLKFLKEISK, from the coding sequence ATGAAAAAGTTCCTTGTGGCTCCAATACTGTCGGCTTTAGTAATGTCTTCTTTAACAGGATGCGGGAAAGAAGCAGCTTCACCGGCAAGCGGCTCTTCAGATGGATCAGGAGAACAGCCGAAAGTAGCGGTCGTCCTTCAGTCTTTGACAAGTGAATATTGGAACTTTGTGCAAGCTGGTGCGGAGCAGGCGTTTGAAGATTACAATGTAGACGGAACAATTTTAGGCCCTTCTTCCGAATCGCAGGTTATGGAACAAGTAAACATGATGCAGGATGCACTGAATCGAAATCCAGGCGCACTGGTTGTTTCAGCAACCCAGCCGGACACGGCAGCGTCTACATTTGAGCAATACAAACAAAAGAATATTCCGGTTCTTTTAATCAATCAGGATGTAGATTGGGCAGACAAGGTAACATTTATTGGCACTGACAATGAAACAGCTGGAGAAAAAGGTGGAGAACTGTTAGCGTCTAAACTGAAAAAGGGAGATGAAGTCGCCCTAATTGGCGGAGCATTAGGAAACAAAGTACATGATGACCGTTTAGCTGGTGCAAAAAAAGCATTGGAAGCGGCAGGCATGAAAGTGATCGCTCAACAGCCGGCGGATAGTGATAAAGCAAAAGCCATGACGGTTGCAGAAAATATTTTACAAAGCCATAAAGGTGTTAAAGGAATGTTTGTCAGCAGTGATGACATGGCAATGGGTGCATTGAGAGGTGTACAAGCTTCAGGATCTAAGATTCCTGTTGTTGGTTTGGATGGAACCATAGAATCTGTTGAATCTGTTAAAGCTGGTGAGCTTGCAGGAACAGTGGCTCAAAACCCTTATGACATGGGCTATAATGGAGTAGAAAACGCAGTAAAAGCGATCAAGGGAGAAAATGTAGAAAAACGAATTGATACAGGTGCTGATGTAATTACAAAGGAAAATGCAGAGGAAAAGCTTAAGTTTTTAAAAGAAATTTCTAAATGA
- a CDS encoding tautomerase family protein — protein sequence MPLLRFDVIEGRTEEEVKNLLDAAHRAMLKAFEVPEGDRYQIVHQHPAHEMTMEDTGLGFERSKDVVLISITSKQRTEEQKQNLYKYMVEELQKSCGIDPKDVMVSVMINGDADWSFGFGKAQFLTGDL from the coding sequence ATGCCATTACTGCGGTTTGATGTTATAGAAGGAAGAACAGAAGAAGAAGTAAAGAATCTACTTGATGCCGCACATCGTGCTATGCTTAAAGCGTTTGAAGTGCCCGAAGGTGACCGCTATCAGATTGTGCATCAGCATCCTGCGCATGAAATGACTATGGAAGATACAGGACTGGGGTTTGAACGTTCTAAAGATGTGGTGTTGATTAGCATTACCAGTAAACAGCGGACAGAAGAACAAAAACAAAACTTGTACAAATACATGGTCGAAGAGTTACAGAAAAGTTGTGGTATTGATCCAAAAGACGTAATGGTTTCCGTTATGATCAATGGAGATGCTGACTGGAGTTTTGGATTTGGAAAAGCACAGTTTTTAACAGGAGATCTTTAA
- a CDS encoding ABC transporter permease yields MAEVAIEKKKYESKKISKGLLGKFGSLIGLILLVVILSALNSEFLTTYNIMNIAGQSSINALLALGLLLPILTAGIDLSVGAILALSIMLMGVVVVNMGLPPVVGILVCLFVGALCGYFNGLMLTKLRLPHPFIATLGTMNIARGIALIVTGAAPIVGFPYLIQFVGNQSIGVIPYSFILVIVMCVILHLFLTRTMTGRYIYAIGGNKEAAHLSGIKVDRVLITVYAISGFMAGLAGLVMVGRVNSAFPLAALGFELDAIAAVIIGGASFFGGVGTVWGTLIGALIIAILRNGLNLMNVAADMQMALIGFVIIAAVYIDVLRQRGNK; encoded by the coding sequence ATGGCAGAAGTAGCAATAGAAAAAAAGAAATATGAATCAAAAAAGATTTCTAAGGGACTTTTAGGAAAATTCGGTTCGCTAATAGGGCTCATCTTGCTGGTCGTCATTCTATCCGCATTGAATAGCGAGTTTTTAACCACGTACAACATCATGAATATTGCCGGTCAGTCCTCCATTAATGCTTTATTAGCACTTGGATTACTTTTACCCATTTTAACAGCAGGCATTGACTTGTCCGTTGGCGCTATTCTAGCTCTTTCTATCATGCTAATGGGCGTTGTTGTAGTGAATATGGGGCTTCCTCCGGTTGTGGGAATACTGGTTTGTTTGTTTGTAGGTGCGCTCTGCGGGTATTTTAATGGACTGATGCTGACAAAGCTGCGTTTGCCACACCCATTTATTGCAACGCTTGGCACAATGAATATTGCACGCGGTATCGCGTTAATCGTTACAGGTGCCGCACCGATCGTCGGCTTTCCATATCTTATTCAATTTGTTGGGAACCAGTCAATCGGTGTTATTCCTTATAGCTTTATCTTGGTTATTGTCATGTGCGTTATTCTTCATTTGTTTTTAACACGCACGATGACAGGGCGTTATATTTACGCGATTGGCGGCAACAAGGAAGCGGCTCATTTATCAGGGATTAAAGTGGATCGCGTCTTAATTACTGTCTATGCCATCAGCGGTTTTATGGCAGGACTGGCAGGATTGGTTATGGTAGGGCGTGTGAACTCCGCTTTTCCACTTGCTGCTCTTGGTTTTGAGTTAGATGCGATTGCAGCCGTTATTATCGGTGGAGCCAGTTTCTTTGGCGGAGTAGGAACCGTTTGGGGAACATTAATTGGTGCTTTGATTATCGCCATCCTTCGTAATGGCCTCAATTTGATGAACGTTGCAGCAGATATGCAAATGGCGCTTATCGGGTTTGTTATTATTGCCGCTGTATATATAGATGTTCTTCGCCAGCGTGGCAATAAATGA
- the iolB gene encoding 5-deoxy-glucuronate isomerase has protein sequence MSRLLQKPAKNKLSEGVTIVHDVTQENSPLEYVGFKVIDLAPGATYTESLAKTECCIVALTGNIHVTEGNEEFRDLGTRRENAFEKVPTDSVYVSNDKTFHVEGATAARVALCYSPSAEQLPTCLIKASDVGVENRGILSNKRMVHNILPESDSRANSLLIVEVYTESGNWSSYPPHKHDQDNLPDESFLEESYYHEMNPPQGFVFQRVYTDDRSIDETMTVENGDVVLVPAGYHPVGVPDGYESYYLNVMAGPTRIWKFHNDPDHEWILKR, from the coding sequence ATGAGTCGCTTACTCCAGAAACCAGCAAAAAATAAACTGTCTGAAGGCGTCACGATCGTTCATGACGTTACACAAGAAAATTCTCCCCTTGAATATGTCGGATTTAAAGTCATTGATCTGGCTCCCGGCGCCACTTATACCGAATCACTTGCTAAGACTGAGTGCTGCATTGTTGCCCTGACTGGCAACATTCATGTAACAGAGGGAAACGAAGAGTTCCGAGACCTCGGTACGCGGCGTGAAAATGCGTTTGAGAAAGTACCGACAGACAGTGTATATGTGTCTAACGATAAAACATTCCACGTAGAAGGCGCAACAGCTGCCCGCGTAGCACTTTGCTACTCACCATCTGCCGAGCAGCTTCCCACATGCTTGATAAAAGCATCAGATGTAGGGGTTGAAAACCGCGGCATCTTAAGCAATAAACGAATGGTTCACAACATTTTGCCTGAGTCTGATTCGCGTGCCAACAGTCTGCTTATCGTAGAAGTGTACACAGAAAGCGGCAACTGGTCGAGCTACCCGCCTCATAAACATGATCAGGACAATTTGCCGGATGAGTCATTCCTAGAAGAATCGTACTACCATGAAATGAATCCGCCTCAAGGCTTTGTTTTTCAACGTGTGTACACAGACGACCGGTCCATTGACGAAACAATGACCGTTGAAAACGGCGATGTGGTTTTGGTGCCGGCGGGATACCATCCAGTCGGCGTACCAGATGGCTACGAGTCTTACTACTTGAATGTTATGGCTGGCCCGACACGCATTTGGAAGTTTCATAATGACCCGGATCACGAGTGGATTTTAAAGCGTTAA
- the fba gene encoding class II fructose-1,6-bisphosphate aldolase produces the protein MALVAMKEMLKKAKEDRYAVGQFNINGLEFAQAFLLAAEEEQAPIILAASDRLVDYLGGFHTISSMVNALVEELNITVPVALHLDHGMSIERCKQAIDAGFTSVMIDGSHGSIEANIAMTKEVVAYAKVKGVSVEAEVGTVGGQEDGLVGGIQYADINECIRIVEETGIDALAAALGSVHGPYQGEPQLGFEEMKEIADKTEIPLVLHGGTGIPLHQLQCAIELGHAKINVNTENTQAWTTSIRRTLNENPDVYEPRLILLPAIEAVKEAAKTKMKEFGTSGRSITIKIG, from the coding sequence ATGGCTTTGGTTGCAATGAAAGAGATGCTAAAAAAAGCAAAAGAGGACAGATATGCAGTAGGACAGTTTAATATCAATGGTCTTGAATTTGCTCAGGCCTTTTTGCTCGCTGCAGAAGAGGAACAAGCACCGATCATTTTAGCTGCGTCGGACCGGCTTGTTGATTATCTCGGAGGCTTCCACACGATATCCTCAATGGTCAATGCGTTAGTCGAAGAACTAAATATTACTGTTCCGGTTGCGCTTCATTTGGATCATGGCATGAGTATTGAACGCTGCAAGCAGGCGATTGATGCCGGATTTACGTCAGTGATGATCGATGGATCACATGGTTCGATTGAGGCAAACATTGCGATGACAAAAGAAGTAGTGGCCTACGCCAAAGTCAAAGGCGTTTCGGTCGAAGCCGAGGTCGGTACAGTAGGCGGCCAGGAAGACGGGTTGGTCGGCGGCATTCAGTATGCGGATATCAATGAATGCATCCGCATTGTCGAAGAAACAGGCATCGATGCATTAGCTGCCGCTCTTGGCTCCGTTCACGGACCGTACCAGGGTGAGCCGCAGCTTGGTTTTGAAGAAATGAAGGAAATCGCGGATAAAACAGAAATTCCGTTAGTGCTTCATGGCGGAACAGGTATTCCATTGCATCAGCTTCAGTGTGCAATTGAACTGGGTCACGCTAAAATTAATGTGAACACGGAAAATACTCAAGCTTGGACAACCTCCATTCGTCGTACACTCAATGAAAATCCGGATGTGTATGAGCCGCGTTTGATCTTGCTGCCGGCGATTGAAGCGGTGAAAGAAGCGGCCAAAACGAAAATGAAAGAATTTGGGACAAGTGGACGAAGTATTACAATAAAAATAGGATAA